GTCGGACGCAGCCCCATATCTGATTATTTGTGTtaattcccctcttctctctgcctctctgactACAGGTGGACAAAGTACCAGAGATGGAGGGTAAAATGGATCCACCAACTCCGCCGTATTGCCTTTCCCCAAAACCTGAGACAGTGAATGGCTACACCCTGGTCACAGACTCCCCTGGGCTACCCAGGGGTGGTGGTGTGGTTGGGCTACCCATAGCTGATCGGCCCACCACCCCTCAACTTGAGTCCCCCATAGTCCTGAATGGgtacagagcagaggagagagagaaccaggtagaggaggagaggtgggaggtagagaggggagaagaaATGATGGGGGGCGTTCAGGATGTGagtctccagagccttctgagaAGGTCGAGGGAGTACGTGGAGAGAGAGCAGGCCCAGAGGGGGTCAAAGGTCATCGGTGGGGTCACTCCAACCACCCCGCCCGCGGAGAGCCTCTCTGACAAGGAGAACGAGAGCCGCAGTCCTCTGGGAGAGATGAGACCTGAACAGGGGTACAGCCTGCGCCACAGTCCGCTAAGCCCACCTCAGACCCAGGCCCACATCCCGCACCAGAGCCAGTATCCTGCCCAAGCTCAAGCCCAGTACCAGGCTATGTGTAATCCATATGACTCCCGGTTTAGCTACCTTTCGTCTGGCCTCCCCGACGCTTACGCCCTCCTGCCCAGCCCCGAACCCAGCATGAGTCCCCGCCCCCACCGCCGGCGACCACGCCCAGTGTCCACTGGCAACATCATGATCTCCTTCCCCATTGGCCCGGTCGACCTCATCCCCAGAGGGCTAGCCGGGAGGCACCAGGAGAGCGCTGTTGTCATGGCGACAGGGGTGATGAGGTCACCGGATCGGGGGTCAGGCGTCAGTGACGGTAGCAGTAGTCGTCGTAGCAGCCAGTGTGGCACCAGCCAGGTCCAGGAGAAGAGCTGCAGCCCAGTCAGCACCTCCGGTCCTGGTTCACTTGGGCATCATGACATCATCAGCTCTGGGTTTCGCCGGCGCTGCCACACCCTAGACAGCCAGCTCCACTCCTCCCATTCCGCCTCGGGACCTGGTATGGACCGCAGCCAGGAGAGGCTCCCGCGCTTCATGGGGGGAGTGCCTCTTTTGCCCCCCAGCCGTAGGAGCCCCGCGGTCCCCCTGAACCAGTCCTATGAAGTGGAGAACCCTTCGGCCGCGCTGCTAAGGCCCCACGTGAGGcccttgacccctgacctctctcCTTGTCACGTCAAGATGAGGCTGGAGACTGAGGGGCCTCAGGGGCCCCATGATGGACGGATCACACCCAGCTCTTCCCTAGAGGAGCAGGACAGTAAGACAggtgagcaagagagagagagcgagagagagagagagagagagagagagagagagagagagagagagagagagagagatggtgtgtgttatgaAGAAGACTATACAGGACAGTCTGTTCTCTGTGATTAATTTGTTTTGAATATGAAGTCCACTACTTTTCGTGCAAGCATtgacaattttttaaaaataattgtgtgtgtgcgttcatgcttgtgtgtgtggtttgtgcatgtgtatgtgtgcatccCTGGGTGCGTtcatgtgcgtttgtgtgtgtgtgtgtttcagaggaGACCCAGCGACGTGTGAGTGCTCTGGAGGAGATGAAGAGGCGTCTGGAGGAGGAGCATGCC
This sequence is a window from Coregonus clupeaformis isolate EN_2021a chromosome 7, ASM2061545v1, whole genome shotgun sequence. Protein-coding genes within it:
- the LOC121568779 gene encoding centriolar coiled-coil protein of 110 kDa-like, which codes for MDMESYEDFCLRSLARLQTESQGKSQGQQTGCEPPGPVEALSFIHFHGRAVLSPLLSLEQRREMSQYRQRAAQLEVDRQTLRSSSLLARVQDILDNAQVDKVPEMEGKMDPPTPPYCLSPKPETVNGYTLVTDSPGLPRGGGVVGLPIADRPTTPQLESPIVLNGYRAEERENQVEEERWEVERGEEMMGGVQDVSLQSLLRRSREYVEREQAQRGSKVIGGVTPTTPPAESLSDKENESRSPLGEMRPEQGYSLRHSPLSPPQTQAHIPHQSQYPAQAQAQYQAMCNPYDSRFSYLSSGLPDAYALLPSPEPSMSPRPHRRRPRPVSTGNIMISFPIGPVDLIPRGLAGRHQESAVVMATGVMRSPDRGSGVSDGSSSRRSSQCGTSQVQEKSCSPVSTSGPGSLGHHDIISSGFRRRCHTLDSQLHSSHSASGPGMDRSQERLPRFMGGVPLLPPSRRSPAVPLNQSYEVENPSAALLRPHVRPLTPDLSPCHVKMRLETEGPQGPHDGRITPSSSLEEQDSKTEETQRRVSALEEMKRRLEEEHALQMSLLMAEQEREQQRLCQELDEKEKRLREQGCGRPQCGDDGRDRRSVSDIYPGLSPSCPGLSPTLSPADRSPRHSVHSMGFTSPLSSSAPSPSMQPPVYLWGSTWGASKPRGRLSQVVTVEQQRALCRLGAISRGFLTRRLLQTEKVKQLRQTIQDTQEFIRLFQTEAPQKRGSISAQDLSLQERVRAQLRAAQYDVHDIFFEMPLEERLALLQLDREVRTEKKLREMEKARSSKDRMLSAATQRSLDRKKRVGESPGQARKVQQKPKSPPTNRILKPSQGQNASVTGQLNRQGSWYRKTPEDRVRRSDSLKKQNSLG